In one Diabrotica virgifera virgifera chromosome 7, PGI_DIABVI_V3a genomic region, the following are encoded:
- the LOC114344443 gene encoding nurim homolog isoform X2 produces MTSWVLLVNMGLLSLFILQHSLLASSKVKEAFNANGFQVIYRSVYVVATSGILLYVLRHWKTTPHAIMWAFNLNYRPIFWIYASIHTVAWIIIYIGNICCDVTELLGIKQVYYSIMNLPDPNLRKSQQWQRLNSHMRHPSFLAFVLIFWLCPVMSLDRLLLAVILTTYMYVAWTPDGSDYHYQKYQFERKHFRLDHFN; encoded by the exons ATGACATCATGGGTTCTCTTAGTAAATATGGGGTTGTTATCACTTTTTATTCTTCAGCATTCATTACTAGCATCTAGTAAAGTGAAGGAAGCATTTAATGCTAATGGATTTCAAGTAATTTATCGAAGTGTTTATGTAGTGGCTACATCTGGAATACTGCTG TATGTATTACGGCATTGGAAAACAACTCCACATGCAATCATGTGGGCCTTCAATCTAAATTACAGACCCATCTTCTGGATATACGCATCAATACACACTGTAGCTTGGATTATTATTTATATTGGTAACATTTGCTGCGATGTTACCGAACTTCTCGGTattaaacag GTGTATTACAGCATTATGAATTTGCCTGACCCGAACTTAAGGAAATCACAACAGTGGCAACGTCTTAACAGTCATATGAGACACCCAAGCTTTTTAGcctttgttttaatattttgGTTATGCCCTGTAATGAG TCTGGACCGTTTATTGCTAGCTGTAATTTTAACAACATACATGTACGTTGCTTGGACTCCCGATGGAAGTGATTACCATTATCAAAAATATCAATTCGAGCGAAAACATTTCAGACTAGATCATTTTAATTAA
- the LOC114344443 gene encoding nurim homolog isoform X1: protein MEIKQQISRLLQLTISGFGMLSTFYMVTELMYFLSFPKKIDQYIKESELMTSWVLLVNMGLLSLFILQHSLLASSKVKEAFNANGFQVIYRSVYVVATSGILLYVLRHWKTTPHAIMWAFNLNYRPIFWIYASIHTVAWIIIYIGNICCDVTELLGIKQVYYSIMNLPDPNLRKSQQWQRLNSHMRHPSFLAFVLIFWLCPVMSLDRLLLAVILTTYMYVAWTPDGSDYHYQKYQFERKHFRLDHFN, encoded by the exons ATGGAAATAAAACAGCAAATATCACGGCTACTTCAATTAACTATTAGCGGATTTGGAATGTTATCAACTTTTTACATGGTTACAGAGTTAATGTATTTTTTATCTTTTCCGAAAAAAATTGATCAATACATAAAAG AATCAGAATTAATGACATCATGGGTTCTCTTAGTAAATATGGGGTTGTTATCACTTTTTATTCTTCAGCATTCATTACTAGCATCTAGTAAAGTGAAGGAAGCATTTAATGCTAATGGATTTCAAGTAATTTATCGAAGTGTTTATGTAGTGGCTACATCTGGAATACTGCTG TATGTATTACGGCATTGGAAAACAACTCCACATGCAATCATGTGGGCCTTCAATCTAAATTACAGACCCATCTTCTGGATATACGCATCAATACACACTGTAGCTTGGATTATTATTTATATTGGTAACATTTGCTGCGATGTTACCGAACTTCTCGGTattaaacag GTGTATTACAGCATTATGAATTTGCCTGACCCGAACTTAAGGAAATCACAACAGTGGCAACGTCTTAACAGTCATATGAGACACCCAAGCTTTTTAGcctttgttttaatattttgGTTATGCCCTGTAATGAG TCTGGACCGTTTATTGCTAGCTGTAATTTTAACAACATACATGTACGTTGCTTGGACTCCCGATGGAAGTGATTACCATTATCAAAAATATCAATTCGAGCGAAAACATTTCAGACTAGATCATTTTAATTAA